Sequence from the Mycobacteriales bacterium genome:
GATCTGCACCGCCGGTTGCGCGAGCGCGCTGCGGCGGATCAGATCACGCTGTCCGACTACGTGCTGAAGCTGCTGGAGCGGGACGCCGGCAAGCCGTCGACCCGGGAGTGGCTGGCGTCGCTGGCCCAGCGGGAGCCGGTCCGGGAAGTGGACGTCGCGGGGGCGCTGGACGGGTCGCGGCACGACCGCGACACGCGGGCCGCCCGTGTACTGCGTTATTGACGCGGGAGCCCTCCTCGAGCTGTTGTTGCGCACGCTGCGTGCCGAATCCGTGCAAGCGGTCGTGGACGACCGCCAGCTGGTGGCGCCGGCGGTGATCGACGCGGAGGTGCTCTCCGCCCTGCGCGGGCTGGAACGGACCCGCGCGATCTCGCCCGAACGGGCCGCGCTCGCGGTCGGTGACCTGCGCATCGCCCCGGTCGAGCGCGTCCCCCTCGACGGTCTCCTCGACCGCGCCTGGGGCCTGCGCGGACACCTCAACGCCTACGACGCCCTCTACGTCGCCCTCGCCGTCGAACTCGACTGCCCCCTCGTCACCACCGACGACAGAATCCCCAGCCCCCGCCTTCCCGCCCAAGTCCTGCACGCCTAGTCCCTGTCGGGGGCGGCCCCCGTAACCCCCGGGCGGGACTCGGGTGCGGTGCGGGGCCCGGCCCGAGGTCTTCCACCGAGCCCCGCCGGGGGCGGAGGACCCCATCAGGTCCACTGCTTGTCGGGGCGGCCCTCCGTAGCCCCCGGGCGGGACTTGGGTGCGGTGCGGGGTTGCGGTTCAGCTGGAGGCGCCGGCGGCGCCGGCGGCGGCTCCGCTGGCGGAGTTCTGTTCGCGGCGCCAGAGGGTCATGACGACGGCGATGACGAAGACCTGGACCGCCGGTGGGAGCTGGGGTGGCAGCTCCACCGCGGCCTTCGAGCCGAACACTCCCCGCGGCGCCAGCTCGCCGACCACCGCGTCGCCGGCCAGCAACTCGTACCGGCGGGAGAACCAGCCACCCTTCACCAGCTCGTACGCCTGCCCGCCGGTCGTCAGCCGCCAGCGACCCGACCACAGCGAGACCCGCTCGGCCGCGGCGTACACGCCCTGGGGGCCGGCCAGGGAGAGCCGGCGGTAGCGCTCCCGCCGGAACTCCCACTCCTCGCCGCCGGCCTGGATCCGCCCGCTCTCCCGCCAGGCCGACCCCAGGAACGCGCCCACCGGCGCCCCGCCCTGATCCAGCACGTCGAACCCCTGGCGGAAGCTCCCGCGCGGTCGTACGAGCAACATGCCGGGATTGTTCCCCCCGGCACCACCGCCACACACCCTCGCGGGGCGGGCTGGGAGACTCGACGGCATGGAGTTCCTGATCCTCGGGATCGTCATCCTGGTCGTGCTGATCGTCGCCGTGGCCGCCTTCGTGGTGCCGCGCCGGCGGG
This genomic interval carries:
- a CDS encoding type II toxin-antitoxin system VapC family toxin; the protein is MLRTLRAESVQAVVDDRQLVAPAVIDAEVLSALRGLERTRAISPERAALAVGDLRIAPVERVPLDGLLDRAWGLRGHLNAYDALYVALAVELDCPLVTTDDRIPSPRLPAQVLHA